One Camelina sativa cultivar DH55 chromosome 3, Cs, whole genome shotgun sequence genomic window carries:
- the LOC104776999 gene encoding probable LRR receptor-like serine/threonine-protein kinase At1g29720 isoform X2: MIMSKMSLFSFILTLIYCLFTVSSSPSLHPDEVEALKDIAATLGVKHLNLSEDPCLTKTLVIPQGVLDEGQNSTIRCDCHFDNYSTCHITHFVLKKSSLPGRLPPMLYKFQYLESIDLYHNYLHGSIPMEWSSLPYLKSISLCANRLSGDIPKGLGKFINLTLLTLEANQFSGTIPKELGNLVNLQGLGLSSNQLVGGLPKTLARLKKLTNLILSDNLLNGSIPEFIGKLSQLQRLELYASGLRGPIPDSIFYLENLIDLRISDTAAGLGHVPQIASKSLTHLILRNLNLSGPIPTSLWDLPSLMTLDLSFNRLTGEIPAYATAPRYTYLAGNMLSGKVETGAFLTASTNIDLSYNNFTWSPMCKERKNINTYESSHSRNRLTRLLPCSAIKQCHNYSRSLHINCGGPNVTIENSRGKFLYQGDNYGPIGSAMNYHSTNWGFSNTGDFMDDGITEDTYSVSSESAVSAKYPELYQTARRSPLSLAYFAFCFENGSYNVKLHFAEIQFSDEEPYIRLAKRVFNIYIQGKLIWEDFNIREEANGTHREVVREVNTTVTDNTLEIRLYWAGKGTMIIPQRGYYGSLISAISVCPSSESECGVPLQILPVKKDHKPTKYPLILGLAVSLAFLLLVLLCWIKCVSNANAAERGSFSLRQLKVATDNFNPLNKLGEGGFGSVYKGRLPDGTMIAVKKLSSKSHQGNKEFVTEIGMIACLQHPNLVKLYGCCVEKNQLLLVYEYLENNCLSDALFGRSSLKLEWRTRHKICVGIARGLAFLHEDSAVKIIHRDIKGTNVLLDKDLNSKISDFGLARLHEDDQSHITTRVAGTIGYMAPEYAMRGHLTEKADVYSFGVVAMEIVSGKNNAKYMPDDECCVGLLDWAFMLQKKGNFTEILDPRLEGMFNVMEAERMIKVSLICSNKSPTLRPSMSEVVKMLEGETDIEQIISDPGVYGDDLRFNPSSLPSDGIMSIPSSSESAYDLIQINDLYPLSPESIVFTS, from the exons ATGATTATGTCAAAAATGTCCCTTTTCAGCTTTATTCTTACACTTATCTACTGTCTATTTACagtatcttcttctccttctctacaCCCAGATGAAG TGGAAGCCCTTAAGGATATCGCAGCAACACTGGGTGTGAAGCACTTGAACCTAAGTGAAGATCCATGTCTCACAAAGACTCTGGTAATACCTCAAGGTGTTCTGGATGAAGGACAGAACAGCACAATCAGATGTGACTGTCATTTCGATAACTACAGCACTTGTCATATCACACACTT TGTCCTCAAGAAATCCAGTCTTCCAGGTAGACTTCCTCCGATGCTGTACAAGTTTCAGTATCTTGAATCGAT TGACTTATACCATAATTACCTTCATGGCTCAATTCCTATGGAATGGTCCTCACTGCCTTACCTCAAATCTAT CTCTCTCTGCGCAAACCGCTTATCAGGAGACATTCCCAAAGGATTGGGGAAGTTTATTAACCTCACcctttt AACTCTTGAAGCCAATCAATTTTCTGGAACTATTCCTAAGGAACTTGGGAACCTAGTGAATCTACAAGGATT AGGACTCTCTTCCAACCAACTTGTCGGAGGCCTCCCCAAGACATTAGCAAGACTAAAAAAGCTAACTAATCT CATCTTAAGTGATAACCTCCTGAACGGATCGATTCCAGAGTTTATTGGGAAATTATCCCAACTTCAAAGATT AGAACTCTATGCGAGTGGCCTTAGAGGACCTATTCCAGACTCCATTTTTTATCTGGAGAATTTGATCGACCT GAGGATCAGTGACACGGCTGCAGGATTGGGACATGTTCCTCAGATAGCTAGCAAGAGCCTCACACATTT gATTCTGAGAAACTTAAACTTATCAGGACCAATTCCAACCAGTCTCTGGGATCTGCCGAGTCTAATGACTCT GGATCTTTCCTTTAATAGGCTGACTGGAGAAATTCCAGCATATGCAACCGCCCCGAGATACAC GTATTTGGCTGGAAACATGTTGTCTGGAAAGGTTGAAACAGGAGCTTTCCTTACTGCAAGCACAAATAT TGATCTGTCCTATAATAATTTCACGTGGTCTCCTATGTGCAAAGAGAGGAA GAATATAAACACATATGAGAGCTCCCACTCAAGAAACCGTCT AACCAGACTTCTTCCATGTTCTGCCATAAAGCAATGCCATAATT ATAGTAGATCTCTGCATATAAACTGCGGGGGACCTAATGTAACTATCGAAAACTCTCGTGGAAAGTTTCTGTACCAGGGTGATAACTATGGACCTATAGGTTCAGCTATGAACTATCATAGCACAAACTGGGGATTCAGCAACACTGGTGACTTTATGGATGATGGAATAACGGAAGATACATACTCAGTTTCATCAGAATCTGCAGTCTCAGCAAAATATCCTGAGCTTTATCAGACAGCTAGACGTTCACCCTTGAGTTTGGCTTACTTTGCATTTTGCTTCGAAAATGGAAGCTACAACGTGAAACTCCATTTTGCAGAGATACAGTTCTCAGATGAGGAACCATACATTAGACTAGCGAAACGTGTTTTCAACATTTACATTCAG GGGAAGTTAATTTGGGAGGATTTCAACATCAGAGAGGAGGCTAATGGAACTCACAGAGAAGTTGTAAGAGAAGTAAACACTACCGTGACTGATAACACTTTAGAGATACGGCTTTACTGGGCAGGGAAAGGCACGATGATCATTCCTCAAAGAGGGTACTATGGCTCTCTTATCTCTGCGATCTCAGTCTGTCCCA GTTCGGAATCTGAATGCGGTG TTCCGTTGCAGATTCTTCCAGTAAAAAAAGATcataaaccaacaaaatatcCTCTCATTCTTGGCTTAGCAGTCTCTCTTGCTTTCTTGCTCCTCGTCTTATTATGTTGGATAAAGTGTGTTAGCAATGCAAATGCAGCAGAACGAG GTTCCTTCAGTTTGAGGCAACTAAAAGTTGCAACCGACAATTTTAATCCCTTGAACAAGCTTGGAGAAGGCGGCTTTGGATCTGTTTATAAG GGACGATTACCAGATGGAACAATGATTGCGGTAAAGAAGTTATCTTCCAAATCACATCAAGGTAACAAAGAGTTTGTAACCGAGATCGGTATGATCGCTTGCCTGCAGCACCCGAATCTTGTGAAGCTTTATGGATGCTGTGTTGAGAAAAACCAGTTGCTTCTTGTCTATGAGTACTTGGAGAACAATTGTCTTTCTGATGCATTATTTG GAAGAAGCAGTCTGAAACTAGAATGGAGAACAAGACACAAAATATGCGTAGGAATCGCGAGAGGGCTTGCTTTCCTTCATGAAGATTCGGCGGTTAAGATCATTCACCGAGACATCAAAGGGACAAATGTACTGCTTGACAAGGATCTGAACTCAAAGATATCAGATTTCGGGTTGGCCAGGCTCCATGAAGACGATCAGAGTCACATTACCACCAGAGTTGCTGGAACAAT AGGATATATGGCTCCTGAATATGCAATGAGGGGTCACCTAACAGAAAAGGCAGATGTTTACAGCTTCGGTGTAGTGGCAATGGAGATTGTTAGCGGAAAGAACAACGCAAAATACATGCCAGATGACGAATGTTGTGTTGGCCTTCTCGATTGG GCATTTATGCTGCAAAAGAAAGGGAATTTCACAGAGATTCTGGATCCAAGGCTGGAAGGAATGTTCAATGTGATGGAGGCAGAGAGAATGATAAAGGTTTCACTTATATGCTCCAACAAGTCTCCGACATTAAGGCCAAGCATGTCGGAAGTTGTAAAGATGCTTGAAGGGGAGACTGATATAGAGCAGATCATATCAGACCCTGGAGTGTATGGTGATGACTTGCGCTTCAATCCATCATCTTTGCCTTCTGATGGTATCATGTCGATTCCGTCATCCTCTGAATCTGCTTATGATCTCATACAGATCAATGATCTGTACCCACTCAGTCCTGAGTCCATTGTCTTTACTAGCTAg
- the LOC104776999 gene encoding probable LRR receptor-like serine/threonine-protein kinase At1g29720 isoform X1 → MIMSKMSLFSFILTLIYCLFTVSSSPSLHPDEVEALKDIAATLGVKHLNLSEDPCLTKTLVIPQGVLDEGQNSTIRCDCHFDNYSTCHITHFVLKKSSLPGRLPPMLYKFQYLESIDLYHNYLHGSIPMEWSSLPYLKSISSLCANRLSGDIPKGLGKFINLTLLTLEANQFSGTIPKELGNLVNLQGLGLSSNQLVGGLPKTLARLKKLTNLILSDNLLNGSIPEFIGKLSQLQRLELYASGLRGPIPDSIFYLENLIDLRISDTAAGLGHVPQIASKSLTHLILRNLNLSGPIPTSLWDLPSLMTLDLSFNRLTGEIPAYATAPRYTYLAGNMLSGKVETGAFLTASTNIDLSYNNFTWSPMCKERKNINTYESSHSRNRLTRLLPCSAIKQCHNYSRSLHINCGGPNVTIENSRGKFLYQGDNYGPIGSAMNYHSTNWGFSNTGDFMDDGITEDTYSVSSESAVSAKYPELYQTARRSPLSLAYFAFCFENGSYNVKLHFAEIQFSDEEPYIRLAKRVFNIYIQGKLIWEDFNIREEANGTHREVVREVNTTVTDNTLEIRLYWAGKGTMIIPQRGYYGSLISAISVCPSSESECGVPLQILPVKKDHKPTKYPLILGLAVSLAFLLLVLLCWIKCVSNANAAERGSFSLRQLKVATDNFNPLNKLGEGGFGSVYKGRLPDGTMIAVKKLSSKSHQGNKEFVTEIGMIACLQHPNLVKLYGCCVEKNQLLLVYEYLENNCLSDALFGRSSLKLEWRTRHKICVGIARGLAFLHEDSAVKIIHRDIKGTNVLLDKDLNSKISDFGLARLHEDDQSHITTRVAGTIGYMAPEYAMRGHLTEKADVYSFGVVAMEIVSGKNNAKYMPDDECCVGLLDWAFMLQKKGNFTEILDPRLEGMFNVMEAERMIKVSLICSNKSPTLRPSMSEVVKMLEGETDIEQIISDPGVYGDDLRFNPSSLPSDGIMSIPSSSESAYDLIQINDLYPLSPESIVFTS, encoded by the exons ATGATTATGTCAAAAATGTCCCTTTTCAGCTTTATTCTTACACTTATCTACTGTCTATTTACagtatcttcttctccttctctacaCCCAGATGAAG TGGAAGCCCTTAAGGATATCGCAGCAACACTGGGTGTGAAGCACTTGAACCTAAGTGAAGATCCATGTCTCACAAAGACTCTGGTAATACCTCAAGGTGTTCTGGATGAAGGACAGAACAGCACAATCAGATGTGACTGTCATTTCGATAACTACAGCACTTGTCATATCACACACTT TGTCCTCAAGAAATCCAGTCTTCCAGGTAGACTTCCTCCGATGCTGTACAAGTTTCAGTATCTTGAATCGAT TGACTTATACCATAATTACCTTCATGGCTCAATTCCTATGGAATGGTCCTCACTGCCTTACCTCAAATCTAT CAGCTCTCTCTGCGCAAACCGCTTATCAGGAGACATTCCCAAAGGATTGGGGAAGTTTATTAACCTCACcctttt AACTCTTGAAGCCAATCAATTTTCTGGAACTATTCCTAAGGAACTTGGGAACCTAGTGAATCTACAAGGATT AGGACTCTCTTCCAACCAACTTGTCGGAGGCCTCCCCAAGACATTAGCAAGACTAAAAAAGCTAACTAATCT CATCTTAAGTGATAACCTCCTGAACGGATCGATTCCAGAGTTTATTGGGAAATTATCCCAACTTCAAAGATT AGAACTCTATGCGAGTGGCCTTAGAGGACCTATTCCAGACTCCATTTTTTATCTGGAGAATTTGATCGACCT GAGGATCAGTGACACGGCTGCAGGATTGGGACATGTTCCTCAGATAGCTAGCAAGAGCCTCACACATTT gATTCTGAGAAACTTAAACTTATCAGGACCAATTCCAACCAGTCTCTGGGATCTGCCGAGTCTAATGACTCT GGATCTTTCCTTTAATAGGCTGACTGGAGAAATTCCAGCATATGCAACCGCCCCGAGATACAC GTATTTGGCTGGAAACATGTTGTCTGGAAAGGTTGAAACAGGAGCTTTCCTTACTGCAAGCACAAATAT TGATCTGTCCTATAATAATTTCACGTGGTCTCCTATGTGCAAAGAGAGGAA GAATATAAACACATATGAGAGCTCCCACTCAAGAAACCGTCT AACCAGACTTCTTCCATGTTCTGCCATAAAGCAATGCCATAATT ATAGTAGATCTCTGCATATAAACTGCGGGGGACCTAATGTAACTATCGAAAACTCTCGTGGAAAGTTTCTGTACCAGGGTGATAACTATGGACCTATAGGTTCAGCTATGAACTATCATAGCACAAACTGGGGATTCAGCAACACTGGTGACTTTATGGATGATGGAATAACGGAAGATACATACTCAGTTTCATCAGAATCTGCAGTCTCAGCAAAATATCCTGAGCTTTATCAGACAGCTAGACGTTCACCCTTGAGTTTGGCTTACTTTGCATTTTGCTTCGAAAATGGAAGCTACAACGTGAAACTCCATTTTGCAGAGATACAGTTCTCAGATGAGGAACCATACATTAGACTAGCGAAACGTGTTTTCAACATTTACATTCAG GGGAAGTTAATTTGGGAGGATTTCAACATCAGAGAGGAGGCTAATGGAACTCACAGAGAAGTTGTAAGAGAAGTAAACACTACCGTGACTGATAACACTTTAGAGATACGGCTTTACTGGGCAGGGAAAGGCACGATGATCATTCCTCAAAGAGGGTACTATGGCTCTCTTATCTCTGCGATCTCAGTCTGTCCCA GTTCGGAATCTGAATGCGGTG TTCCGTTGCAGATTCTTCCAGTAAAAAAAGATcataaaccaacaaaatatcCTCTCATTCTTGGCTTAGCAGTCTCTCTTGCTTTCTTGCTCCTCGTCTTATTATGTTGGATAAAGTGTGTTAGCAATGCAAATGCAGCAGAACGAG GTTCCTTCAGTTTGAGGCAACTAAAAGTTGCAACCGACAATTTTAATCCCTTGAACAAGCTTGGAGAAGGCGGCTTTGGATCTGTTTATAAG GGACGATTACCAGATGGAACAATGATTGCGGTAAAGAAGTTATCTTCCAAATCACATCAAGGTAACAAAGAGTTTGTAACCGAGATCGGTATGATCGCTTGCCTGCAGCACCCGAATCTTGTGAAGCTTTATGGATGCTGTGTTGAGAAAAACCAGTTGCTTCTTGTCTATGAGTACTTGGAGAACAATTGTCTTTCTGATGCATTATTTG GAAGAAGCAGTCTGAAACTAGAATGGAGAACAAGACACAAAATATGCGTAGGAATCGCGAGAGGGCTTGCTTTCCTTCATGAAGATTCGGCGGTTAAGATCATTCACCGAGACATCAAAGGGACAAATGTACTGCTTGACAAGGATCTGAACTCAAAGATATCAGATTTCGGGTTGGCCAGGCTCCATGAAGACGATCAGAGTCACATTACCACCAGAGTTGCTGGAACAAT AGGATATATGGCTCCTGAATATGCAATGAGGGGTCACCTAACAGAAAAGGCAGATGTTTACAGCTTCGGTGTAGTGGCAATGGAGATTGTTAGCGGAAAGAACAACGCAAAATACATGCCAGATGACGAATGTTGTGTTGGCCTTCTCGATTGG GCATTTATGCTGCAAAAGAAAGGGAATTTCACAGAGATTCTGGATCCAAGGCTGGAAGGAATGTTCAATGTGATGGAGGCAGAGAGAATGATAAAGGTTTCACTTATATGCTCCAACAAGTCTCCGACATTAAGGCCAAGCATGTCGGAAGTTGTAAAGATGCTTGAAGGGGAGACTGATATAGAGCAGATCATATCAGACCCTGGAGTGTATGGTGATGACTTGCGCTTCAATCCATCATCTTTGCCTTCTGATGGTATCATGTCGATTCCGTCATCCTCTGAATCTGCTTATGATCTCATACAGATCAATGATCTGTACCCACTCAGTCCTGAGTCCATTGTCTTTACTAGCTAg
- the LOC104776999 gene encoding probable LRR receptor-like serine/threonine-protein kinase At1g29720 isoform X4, with the protein MEWSSLPYLKSISLCANRLSGDIPKGLGKFINLTLLTLEANQFSGTIPKELGNLVNLQGLGLSSNQLVGGLPKTLARLKKLTNLILSDNLLNGSIPEFIGKLSQLQRLELYASGLRGPIPDSIFYLENLIDLRISDTAAGLGHVPQIASKSLTHLILRNLNLSGPIPTSLWDLPSLMTLDLSFNRLTGEIPAYATAPRYTYLAGNMLSGKVETGAFLTASTNIDLSYNNFTWSPMCKERKNINTYESSHSRNRLTRLLPCSAIKQCHNYSRSLHINCGGPNVTIENSRGKFLYQGDNYGPIGSAMNYHSTNWGFSNTGDFMDDGITEDTYSVSSESAVSAKYPELYQTARRSPLSLAYFAFCFENGSYNVKLHFAEIQFSDEEPYIRLAKRVFNIYIQGKLIWEDFNIREEANGTHREVVREVNTTVTDNTLEIRLYWAGKGTMIIPQRGYYGSLISAISVCPSSESECGVPLQILPVKKDHKPTKYPLILGLAVSLAFLLLVLLCWIKCVSNANAAERGSFSLRQLKVATDNFNPLNKLGEGGFGSVYKGRLPDGTMIAVKKLSSKSHQGNKEFVTEIGMIACLQHPNLVKLYGCCVEKNQLLLVYEYLENNCLSDALFGRSSLKLEWRTRHKICVGIARGLAFLHEDSAVKIIHRDIKGTNVLLDKDLNSKISDFGLARLHEDDQSHITTRVAGTIGYMAPEYAMRGHLTEKADVYSFGVVAMEIVSGKNNAKYMPDDECCVGLLDWAFMLQKKGNFTEILDPRLEGMFNVMEAERMIKVSLICSNKSPTLRPSMSEVVKMLEGETDIEQIISDPGVYGDDLRFNPSSLPSDGIMSIPSSSESAYDLIQINDLYPLSPESIVFTS; encoded by the exons ATGGAATGGTCCTCACTGCCTTACCTCAAATCTAT CTCTCTCTGCGCAAACCGCTTATCAGGAGACATTCCCAAAGGATTGGGGAAGTTTATTAACCTCACcctttt AACTCTTGAAGCCAATCAATTTTCTGGAACTATTCCTAAGGAACTTGGGAACCTAGTGAATCTACAAGGATT AGGACTCTCTTCCAACCAACTTGTCGGAGGCCTCCCCAAGACATTAGCAAGACTAAAAAAGCTAACTAATCT CATCTTAAGTGATAACCTCCTGAACGGATCGATTCCAGAGTTTATTGGGAAATTATCCCAACTTCAAAGATT AGAACTCTATGCGAGTGGCCTTAGAGGACCTATTCCAGACTCCATTTTTTATCTGGAGAATTTGATCGACCT GAGGATCAGTGACACGGCTGCAGGATTGGGACATGTTCCTCAGATAGCTAGCAAGAGCCTCACACATTT gATTCTGAGAAACTTAAACTTATCAGGACCAATTCCAACCAGTCTCTGGGATCTGCCGAGTCTAATGACTCT GGATCTTTCCTTTAATAGGCTGACTGGAGAAATTCCAGCATATGCAACCGCCCCGAGATACAC GTATTTGGCTGGAAACATGTTGTCTGGAAAGGTTGAAACAGGAGCTTTCCTTACTGCAAGCACAAATAT TGATCTGTCCTATAATAATTTCACGTGGTCTCCTATGTGCAAAGAGAGGAA GAATATAAACACATATGAGAGCTCCCACTCAAGAAACCGTCT AACCAGACTTCTTCCATGTTCTGCCATAAAGCAATGCCATAATT ATAGTAGATCTCTGCATATAAACTGCGGGGGACCTAATGTAACTATCGAAAACTCTCGTGGAAAGTTTCTGTACCAGGGTGATAACTATGGACCTATAGGTTCAGCTATGAACTATCATAGCACAAACTGGGGATTCAGCAACACTGGTGACTTTATGGATGATGGAATAACGGAAGATACATACTCAGTTTCATCAGAATCTGCAGTCTCAGCAAAATATCCTGAGCTTTATCAGACAGCTAGACGTTCACCCTTGAGTTTGGCTTACTTTGCATTTTGCTTCGAAAATGGAAGCTACAACGTGAAACTCCATTTTGCAGAGATACAGTTCTCAGATGAGGAACCATACATTAGACTAGCGAAACGTGTTTTCAACATTTACATTCAG GGGAAGTTAATTTGGGAGGATTTCAACATCAGAGAGGAGGCTAATGGAACTCACAGAGAAGTTGTAAGAGAAGTAAACACTACCGTGACTGATAACACTTTAGAGATACGGCTTTACTGGGCAGGGAAAGGCACGATGATCATTCCTCAAAGAGGGTACTATGGCTCTCTTATCTCTGCGATCTCAGTCTGTCCCA GTTCGGAATCTGAATGCGGTG TTCCGTTGCAGATTCTTCCAGTAAAAAAAGATcataaaccaacaaaatatcCTCTCATTCTTGGCTTAGCAGTCTCTCTTGCTTTCTTGCTCCTCGTCTTATTATGTTGGATAAAGTGTGTTAGCAATGCAAATGCAGCAGAACGAG GTTCCTTCAGTTTGAGGCAACTAAAAGTTGCAACCGACAATTTTAATCCCTTGAACAAGCTTGGAGAAGGCGGCTTTGGATCTGTTTATAAG GGACGATTACCAGATGGAACAATGATTGCGGTAAAGAAGTTATCTTCCAAATCACATCAAGGTAACAAAGAGTTTGTAACCGAGATCGGTATGATCGCTTGCCTGCAGCACCCGAATCTTGTGAAGCTTTATGGATGCTGTGTTGAGAAAAACCAGTTGCTTCTTGTCTATGAGTACTTGGAGAACAATTGTCTTTCTGATGCATTATTTG GAAGAAGCAGTCTGAAACTAGAATGGAGAACAAGACACAAAATATGCGTAGGAATCGCGAGAGGGCTTGCTTTCCTTCATGAAGATTCGGCGGTTAAGATCATTCACCGAGACATCAAAGGGACAAATGTACTGCTTGACAAGGATCTGAACTCAAAGATATCAGATTTCGGGTTGGCCAGGCTCCATGAAGACGATCAGAGTCACATTACCACCAGAGTTGCTGGAACAAT AGGATATATGGCTCCTGAATATGCAATGAGGGGTCACCTAACAGAAAAGGCAGATGTTTACAGCTTCGGTGTAGTGGCAATGGAGATTGTTAGCGGAAAGAACAACGCAAAATACATGCCAGATGACGAATGTTGTGTTGGCCTTCTCGATTGG GCATTTATGCTGCAAAAGAAAGGGAATTTCACAGAGATTCTGGATCCAAGGCTGGAAGGAATGTTCAATGTGATGGAGGCAGAGAGAATGATAAAGGTTTCACTTATATGCTCCAACAAGTCTCCGACATTAAGGCCAAGCATGTCGGAAGTTGTAAAGATGCTTGAAGGGGAGACTGATATAGAGCAGATCATATCAGACCCTGGAGTGTATGGTGATGACTTGCGCTTCAATCCATCATCTTTGCCTTCTGATGGTATCATGTCGATTCCGTCATCCTCTGAATCTGCTTATGATCTCATACAGATCAATGATCTGTACCCACTCAGTCCTGAGTCCATTGTCTTTACTAGCTAg